Proteins from a genomic interval of Phenylobacterium sp. LH3H17:
- a CDS encoding SDR family NAD(P)-dependent oxidoreductase, giving the protein MSDFSDKVVLITGGTSGLGAAAAISLASQGAKVAITGRRQEQGEAVVARMQAAGGEGLFIRGDITLRANVEDMVARTVARFGRLDGAVNNAGIAGDPFHAVADMPDENWHAVINTNLTAVFMSMKFEIPAILASGGGAIVNIASILGLEGSDIGHSAYAAAKHGVIGLTRSAAVDYGQQRLRVNALCPGYCHSEMVDPYVEAEPELFVNIIARHSAMNRLGESQEVADAIEYLLSGKSSFVNGIALRLDGGPTTRLY; this is encoded by the coding sequence ATGAGCGATTTCAGCGACAAGGTGGTCCTCATCACCGGCGGCACCTCTGGCCTCGGCGCGGCCGCGGCGATCTCGCTGGCGTCCCAGGGGGCCAAGGTGGCGATCACAGGCCGGCGCCAAGAACAGGGCGAGGCGGTGGTCGCGCGAATGCAGGCGGCCGGCGGCGAGGGACTGTTCATCCGCGGCGACATCACCCTGCGCGCCAACGTCGAGGACATGGTGGCCCGCACCGTCGCGCGGTTCGGGCGGCTGGACGGGGCGGTCAACAACGCGGGCATCGCGGGCGATCCGTTCCACGCCGTCGCCGACATGCCCGATGAGAACTGGCACGCGGTGATCAACACCAACCTCACCGCGGTCTTCATGAGCATGAAGTTCGAAATCCCGGCGATCCTCGCATCTGGCGGCGGCGCCATCGTCAACATCGCCTCGATCCTCGGCCTGGAGGGCAGCGATATCGGCCATTCCGCCTACGCGGCCGCCAAGCACGGCGTGATCGGCCTGACCAGATCCGCGGCGGTCGACTACGGGCAACAGCGCCTGCGGGTGAATGCGCTCTGTCCCGGCTATTGCCACTCCGAGATGGTCGACCCCTACGTCGAGGCCGAGCCGGAGCTGTTCGTGAACATCATCGCTCGGCACAGCGCCATGAACCGGCTGGGCGAGTCCCAGGAAGTCGCCGACGCGATCGAATATCTCCTGTCGGGCAAATCGAGCTTCGTCAACGGCATCGCCTTGCGGCTCGACGGCGGCCCGACGACGCGGCTGTACTGA
- a CDS encoding DUF4440 domain-containing protein — protein sequence MSSNDFDAAVAASRAAVQAMGRGDPAPSLALWTRRDDAVLANPLKPAVVGWASIEAETRRVAATFTEVAEPLAFEEVSRIVTADLGYVIGFERGRVRRPGSEAVVPLSLRVTTVFRREADGWKLVLRHADRTPAA from the coding sequence ATGTCATCGAACGATTTCGACGCCGCCGTCGCCGCCAGCCGCGCCGCCGTGCAGGCCATGGGTCGGGGCGATCCCGCCCCAAGCCTTGCGCTCTGGACGCGCCGCGACGACGCGGTGCTGGCCAATCCGCTCAAGCCTGCGGTCGTGGGTTGGGCGAGTATCGAGGCGGAGACCCGGCGCGTCGCCGCGACCTTCACGGAGGTGGCGGAGCCCCTCGCGTTCGAGGAGGTATCGCGGATAGTCACCGCGGACCTGGGCTACGTCATCGGGTTCGAGCGGGGACGCGTGCGGCGCCCAGGATCGGAGGCCGTCGTTCCGCTCTCGCTCCGCGTCACGACAGTGTTTCGGCGCGAGGCCGACGGCTGGAAGCTCGTCCTCCGGCACGCTGACCGCACCCCCGCCGCTTGA
- a CDS encoding DUF3237 family protein yields MQGEKIYEYDAEMTSQVDFGIELAAILDGSRAIPLQGARFNAGFEGRAAGRLAGRVSGVDYAFMRPDGVLELNIHGVFETPDGARIALHAGGVGILRANEPMIDLSENVSLMTASADYTWVNGRQIWAVGVVDLAAGKLHLEGYLQ; encoded by the coding sequence ATGCAGGGCGAAAAGATCTACGAGTACGATGCGGAGATGACGAGCCAGGTCGATTTCGGGATCGAGCTCGCCGCCATCCTCGATGGCAGCAGGGCCATCCCCCTTCAAGGCGCCCGCTTCAACGCCGGGTTCGAGGGACGCGCGGCGGGTCGGCTGGCGGGCCGCGTCAGCGGCGTCGACTACGCTTTCATGCGCCCAGACGGCGTTCTGGAGCTGAACATCCACGGCGTTTTTGAGACGCCCGACGGCGCCAGGATCGCCCTTCACGCCGGCGGCGTCGGCATTCTGCGGGCGAACGAACCCATGATCGACCTGTCCGAGAACGTCAGCCTTATGACCGCTTCGGCGGACTACACCTGGGTCAACGGCCGGCAAATCTGGGCGGTCGGCGTGGTGGACCTCGCGGCGGGCAAGCTCCACCTCGAGGGCTACCTTCAGTGA
- a CDS encoding integrase codes for MVHWVSTTYLGPEGFGAHSLRRTKVALVVKKTGDSGSAELLLGHRELVGTVRYLGIEADDAQTLSEQIDL; via the coding sequence GTGGTTCATTGGGTCTCGACGACCTACCTCGGTCCGGAGGGCTTCGGGGCCCACAGTCTGCGCCGCACCAAGGTGGCGCTGGTCGTCAAGAAGACGGGCGACTCAGGGTCTGCCGAGCTCCTGCTCGGGCATCGAGAGCTTGTCGGCACCGTGCGCTACCTGGGCATTGAGGCCGACGACGCGCAGACGCTCTCAGAGCAGATCGATCTCTGA
- a CDS encoding HWE histidine kinase domain-containing protein, with protein MAEPVGDAPLREFYEASPDAVVVLDQAGHILFANSRVEPLLGYLPRELVGKPHSVLMPARYRDTHAGHIHSFMDNPTPRMMGAGRDLVASRKDGSEFLTEISLSPYHAPDGLIVIAAMRDREALNPGRSVLEAEIADLKDLLGQAQLDSARMMARAGIEAAEHEAAQRLQGLLLEELHHRMKNMLATVIGITSQTLRAAETLEEGRHAISGRLVAMGRAQDLLLRARATGAGLADVISAAIEPFDSHEARRFVVQDTLIEVGAGAILPLTMSINELCTNAVKYGALSNDTGRVSITSTADETTQLFTLTWTETGGPMVQEPTRRSFGTRLLGALATQLHGDVRVRYEPTGVVYDLAIPLALLRTLRAN; from the coding sequence ATGGCTGAGCCAGTGGGGGACGCTCCGCTCCGCGAGTTCTACGAGGCAAGTCCGGATGCCGTCGTCGTCCTTGACCAAGCTGGCCACATTCTCTTCGCCAACAGCCGAGTTGAGCCGCTACTCGGTTACCTCCCGCGGGAACTGGTCGGAAAGCCCCACAGTGTGCTGATGCCGGCGCGGTACCGTGACACTCATGCGGGCCACATTCACAGTTTCATGGACAACCCCACGCCGCGAATGATGGGCGCGGGCCGCGATCTTGTCGCAAGCCGCAAAGACGGAAGCGAGTTTCTGACCGAGATAAGCCTCAGCCCCTATCACGCGCCCGACGGCTTGATCGTGATCGCGGCCATGCGCGATCGCGAGGCTTTGAACCCCGGGAGGAGCGTCCTCGAAGCTGAAATCGCCGACCTGAAGGACTTGCTGGGGCAAGCCCAACTCGATTCCGCTCGCATGATGGCGCGGGCTGGGATCGAAGCTGCCGAGCACGAGGCAGCCCAGCGATTGCAAGGGCTTCTGTTGGAAGAGTTGCATCATCGCATGAAGAACATGCTGGCGACGGTCATTGGGATCACCTCGCAGACCTTGCGCGCCGCCGAGACCCTGGAAGAAGGACGACACGCCATTTCGGGCCGTTTGGTCGCCATGGGCAGAGCGCAAGACCTCCTGCTGCGGGCCCGCGCGACCGGCGCCGGCCTGGCTGACGTCATTAGCGCCGCCATCGAGCCCTTTGACAGCCATGAGGCTCGACGGTTTGTTGTCCAAGATACGCTGATCGAGGTCGGTGCGGGGGCGATCCTTCCCCTCACCATGTCCATCAACGAATTGTGCACCAATGCAGTCAAATACGGCGCCTTGTCCAACGACACAGGGCGCGTCAGCATCACCTCCACGGCCGATGAAACGACCCAGCTATTCACGCTCACCTGGACGGAAACGGGCGGCCCAATGGTTCAGGAGCCGACCCGACGCAGTTTTGGCACGCGTCTGCTCGGCGCCCTCGCTACTCAGCTTCATGGCGATGTCCGAGTGCGATATGAACCGACCGGCGTTGTGTACGATCTCGCCATTCCGCTTGCTCTCCTAAGAACCCTTCGCGCCAATTAA
- a CDS encoding isoprenylcysteine carboxyl methyltransferase family protein: MTLGVIVLAAVTLQRLGELLLAQHNTRRLIAQGGYETGAGHYPLIVGLHAAWLVALWVWGSDRPVNLPWLGAFIVLQLLRIWVIASLGGRWTTRIIILPGAPLVRRGPYRFLSHPNYMVVVAEIAVLPLAFGLVGLAVLFSVLNALVLWARIRAEGRALAGVRCDQSVSV; the protein is encoded by the coding sequence ATGACGCTCGGGGTCATCGTCCTCGCGGCCGTTACACTGCAGCGCTTGGGCGAGCTTCTGTTGGCCCAGCACAACACCCGGCGGCTGATCGCGCAGGGGGGATATGAAACCGGCGCCGGCCACTACCCGCTGATCGTGGGCCTGCATGCCGCCTGGCTGGTCGCGCTGTGGGTGTGGGGATCAGATCGCCCGGTCAATCTACCTTGGCTTGGAGCTTTCATCGTCCTCCAGCTGCTGCGGATCTGGGTGATCGCCAGCCTGGGGGGACGATGGACCACGCGCATCATCATCTTACCCGGCGCGCCGCTGGTCCGCCGCGGGCCCTACCGGTTCCTGAGTCATCCGAATTACATGGTCGTGGTCGCGGAGATCGCGGTGTTGCCGCTTGCGTTTGGGCTGGTTGGCCTTGCTGTCCTGTTCTCTGTCCTTAACGCCCTCGTGCTTTGGGCTCGCATACGCGCGGAGGGCAGAGCGTTGGCGGGCGTTCGGTGCGATCAATCCGTCTCAGTCTGA
- a CDS encoding type III polyketide synthase, translating to MTRPIALLSLATASPPHVLAQRDVEQVARDLFASRFPQFERMAPVFTTAGVRTRQVVRPIEWYLEPRGWPERSEVYLDAAVDLFVDAASKALDEARLKGSDVDVIVTVSSTGIATPSLEARAMGRMGFRPDAARIPVFGLGCAGGATGLGLAGKLAGATPGAVVLLVAVELCSLAFRMDELSKADIVATALFGDGAAACVLRAGEGGFASLVHAEERTWPDTLDIMGWRIDPTGLGVIFARSIPSFAQANLRPAMDSMLAAQGLNVDDVDRFICHPGGVKVIEALEQSLSIGQGQLDHERAVLADHGNMSAPTVLFVLDRARHAGLPATSVLTALGPGFTASTVTLKRAA from the coding sequence ATGACGCGTCCGATCGCCCTCCTGTCCCTTGCGACGGCGTCGCCTCCTCACGTGTTGGCGCAGAGAGACGTCGAACAGGTCGCGCGCGACCTGTTCGCCAGTCGCTTTCCCCAGTTCGAGCGCATGGCGCCCGTGTTCACCACGGCGGGCGTTCGCACGCGCCAGGTGGTACGACCCATCGAATGGTACCTCGAGCCCCGCGGCTGGCCCGAGCGGAGCGAGGTATACTTGGATGCTGCGGTCGACCTGTTCGTCGACGCGGCCAGCAAGGCCCTGGACGAAGCGCGGCTGAAGGGTTCGGACGTGGACGTCATCGTCACGGTCTCGTCGACCGGCATCGCCACGCCCAGCCTGGAGGCTCGCGCCATGGGGCGCATGGGCTTCAGGCCCGACGCGGCGCGCATCCCGGTCTTCGGCCTGGGGTGCGCCGGGGGCGCGACCGGCCTCGGCTTGGCCGGTAAGCTGGCCGGCGCGACGCCAGGCGCCGTCGTGCTCTTGGTCGCCGTCGAGCTGTGCAGCCTCGCGTTTCGTATGGATGAGTTGTCCAAAGCCGACATCGTCGCCACCGCCCTGTTCGGCGACGGGGCGGCGGCCTGCGTGCTGCGGGCGGGCGAGGGGGGGTTCGCCTCGCTCGTTCACGCTGAGGAACGTACCTGGCCAGACACCCTGGACATCATGGGCTGGCGGATCGATCCCACTGGCCTGGGTGTGATCTTCGCTCGCTCAATCCCGTCCTTTGCCCAGGCCAACCTGCGTCCGGCGATGGATTCAATGCTGGCCGCCCAAGGTCTGAACGTCGACGACGTCGACCGCTTCATCTGTCATCCCGGCGGGGTCAAGGTGATCGAGGCCTTGGAGCAGTCGCTGTCTATCGGCCAGGGCCAGCTGGATCATGAGCGCGCGGTGCTCGCCGACCACGGCAACATGTCCGCGCCGACTGTGCTGTTCGTCCTGGACCGAGCTCGCCACGCCGGCCTGCCCGCCACCTCGGTGCTCACCGCCCTGGGTCCGGGCTTCACCGCCAGCACGGTGACGCTCAAGCGTGCCGCATGA